A single window of Eleginops maclovinus isolate JMC-PN-2008 ecotype Puerto Natales chromosome 19, JC_Emac_rtc_rv5, whole genome shotgun sequence DNA harbors:
- the mapre3a gene encoding microtubule-associated protein RP/EB family member 3a isoform X2 codes for MAVNVYATSVSIDNLSRHDMLAWVNDSLHLTYTKIEQLCSGAAYCQFMDMLFPGCILLKKVKFQAKLEHESIHNFKVLQAAFKRMSVDKIIPVEKLVKGKFQDNFEFVQWFKKFFDANYDGKEYDPLLARQGQDVAPAPNPGPQRTSPTVPKNMPTPQRVQHNVPAMRKNPPLSRNGGSDAEIMELNQQLMELKLTVDGLEKERDFYFSKLRDIELICQEHESENNSVLSSIINILYATEDGFAPPEDEDLEEQGHLDQDEY; via the exons ATGGCTGTGAATGTGTACGCCACATCTGTGTCTATTGACAACCTCAGCCGACATGACATGCTGGCATGGGTCAACGATTCTTTGCACCTTACCTATACGAAGATCGAACAGCTCTGTTCAG gaGCGGCATATTGCCAGTTCATGGACATGTTGTTCCCGGGCTGTATCCTTCTGAAGAAGGTCAAATTTCAAGCCAAGCTGGAGCATGAATCCATACACAACTTCAAAGTTCTTCAGGCAGCTTTCAAAAGGATGAGTGTGGACAAA ATAATTCCTGTAGAAAAGCTAGTAAAAGGGAAGTTCCAGGACAACTTTGAATTTGTGCAGTGGTTCAAGAAGTTCTTCGACGCCAACTATGATGGGAAGGAGTATGACCCTTTACTAGCCAGACAGGGGCAAGACGTGGCCCCTGCCCCCAACCCAG GACCACAGAGGACATCTCCAACAGTTCCCAAAAACATGCCTACACCGCAGCGGGTCCAACACAACGTTCCAGCTATGAGGAAGAATCCACCTTTGTCTAGAAACGGGGGAAGTGATGCTGAGATCATGGAGCTAAATCAACAG tTGATGGAGTTGAAGTTGACTGTGGACGGATTAGAGAAGGAGCGAGACTTCTACTTCAGCAAACTACGGGACATCGAGCTGATCTGCCAGGAACACGAGAGTGAAAACAACTCCGTCCTGTCcagtataatcaacattctctACGCAACAGAG
- the dpysl5a gene encoding dihydropyrimidinase-related protein 5a isoform X1: protein MRNYKKAIAMSSSAANVRILIKGGKVVNDDCTQEADVYIENGIIQQVGKEMMIPGGAKVIDASGKLVLPGGIDTSVHLEESFMNATTADDFYSGTKAALAGGTTMVIGHILPEKNESLLEAYENCRSSADPKACCDYALHMGVTWWGPKVRAEMEKLVREHGVNSFQMFMAYKDMFMLRDSELFQALQQCKDIGAIARVHAENGELVAEGAKEALDLGISGPEGIEISRPEELEAEATHRAITIANRAHCPIYLVNVSSMSAGDVVATAKMQGKVVHGETTTAHAVLNGMQYYHQDWAHAAAHVTVPPLRLDPSTPNYLMGLLGNDTLNVVGSDHRPFTTKQRAMGKDDFTKIPHGLPGIQDRMSVIWEKGVIGGKMDENRFVAVTSSNAAKIYNLYPKKGRIIAGADADVVVWDPEGSKTISVDNQFQGGDMNLYEGLRCHGVPLVTISRGRVVCENGMFTCAEGSGKFCPLRTFPDLLYKKMVQREKSQAVKAVEREPYTGEVVPVLNSGKREFGVPDLDTPTRPSTRHGGVRDLQESSFSLSGAQIDDKIPKRSSARILAPPGGRSSGIW from the exons ATGAGGAACTACAAAAA AGCTATAGCCATGTCTTCCAGTGCAGCGAATGTGCGGATCCTTATAAAGGGGGGCAAGGTGGTGAACGATGACTGCACCCAGGAGGCTGACGTCTACATCGAGAACGGCATCATCCAGCAGGTTGGCAAAGAGATGATGATCCCAGGTGGTGCCAAAGTCATCGACGCCTCTGGAAAACTGGTCCTCCCCGGTGGGATCGACACCAGCGTCCACCTGGAGGAGAGCTTCATGAACGCCACCACAGCAGACGACTTCTACAGCGGCACCAAG GCTGCTCTTGCTGGCGGAACAACTATGGTGATCGGACACATTCTTCCAGAGAAGAATGAGTCTTTGCTGGAAGCCTACGAGAACTGCCGCAGCTCAGCGGACCCCAAAGCCTGCTGCGACTACGCTCTGCACATGGGAGTGACTTGGTGGGGACCCAAG GTGCGAGCTGAGATGGAGAAGCTGGTGAGGGAGCACGGAGTGAATTCCTTCCAGATGTTCATGGCCTATAAGGACATGTTCATGCTGAGGGACAGCGAGCTCTTCCAGGCTCTGCAGCAGTGTAAGGACATCGGAGCCATAGCAAGGGTCCACGCTGAGAATGGGGAACTGGTGGCCGAG GGTGCAAAGGAAGCTTTGGACCTGGGCATCAGCGGCCCAGAGGGGATTGAAATCAGCAGGCCTGAAGAG CTGGAAGCTGAGGCGACCCACAGGGCGATCACCATCGCAAATAGG gCCCACTGCCCGATCTATCTGGTCAATGTGTCCAGTATGTCTGCAGGAGATGTAGTAGCTACAGCCAAGATGCAGG GTAAGGTTGTCCACGGGGAAACAACCACAGCCCACGCTGTGCTCAACGGGATGCAGTACTATCACCAGGACTGGGCCCACGCTGCTGCACACGTCACTGTGCCTCCTCTCCGCCTGGACCCCAGCACTCCCAACTACCTAATGGGCCTGCTGGGAAA CGACACTCTGAATGTTGTGGGCTCGGACCACCGTCCATTCACCACCAAACAGAGAGCGATGGGTAAGGACGACTTCACAAAGATCCCCCACGGGCTCCCCGGCATTCAGGATCGCATGAGCGTCATCTGGGAGAAAGGAGTG ATCGGAGGTAAAATGGATGAGAATCGCTTTGTTGCTGTCACAAGCTCAAACGCAGCCAAGATCTACAACCTCTACCCGAAGAAGGGGCGGATCATCGCTGGAGCAGACGCTGATGTGGTGGTCTGGGACCCTGAGGGATCCAA GACCATTTCTGTGGATAACCAGTTCCAGGGAGGAGATATGAACCTGTATGAGGGTCTCCGCTGCCATGGCGTGCCACTGGTCACCATCAGCCGGGGTCGTGTGGTCTGTGAGAACGGGATGTTTACATGTGCTGAGGGCTCGGGGAAGTTCTGCCCCCTGAGGACCTTTCCTGATCTCCTCTACAAGAAGATGGTGCAGAGGGAAAAG AGCCAGGCTGTGAAAGCTGTGGAACGAGAGCCCTACACTGGTGAAGTAGTCCCGGTGCTCAACTCAGGAAAGAGGGAATTTGGGGTTCCAGATTTGGACACTCCGACTCGCCCCTCCACCCGGCACGGCGGTGTGAGGGACCTCCAAGAGTCTAGCTTCAGCCTGTCCG GTGCCCAGATTGATGACAAAATTCCTAAGAGGTCCTCGGCCAGGATCCTCGCTCCTCCTGGAGGGAGATCCAGCGGCATCTGGTAA
- the mapre3a gene encoding microtubule-associated protein RP/EB family member 3a isoform X1: protein MAVNVYATSVSIDNLSRHDMLAWVNDSLHLTYTKIEQLCSGAAYCQFMDMLFPGCILLKKVKFQAKLEHESIHNFKVLQAAFKRMSVDKIIPVEKLVKGKFQDNFEFVQWFKKFFDANYDGKEYDPLLARQGQDVAPAPNPGDHFIHKPKRYAGPQRTSPTVPKNMPTPQRVQHNVPAMRKNPPLSRNGGSDAEIMELNQQLMELKLTVDGLEKERDFYFSKLRDIELICQEHESENNSVLSSIINILYATEDGFAPPEDEDLEEQGHLDQDEY, encoded by the exons ATGGCTGTGAATGTGTACGCCACATCTGTGTCTATTGACAACCTCAGCCGACATGACATGCTGGCATGGGTCAACGATTCTTTGCACCTTACCTATACGAAGATCGAACAGCTCTGTTCAG gaGCGGCATATTGCCAGTTCATGGACATGTTGTTCCCGGGCTGTATCCTTCTGAAGAAGGTCAAATTTCAAGCCAAGCTGGAGCATGAATCCATACACAACTTCAAAGTTCTTCAGGCAGCTTTCAAAAGGATGAGTGTGGACAAA ATAATTCCTGTAGAAAAGCTAGTAAAAGGGAAGTTCCAGGACAACTTTGAATTTGTGCAGTGGTTCAAGAAGTTCTTCGACGCCAACTATGATGGGAAGGAGTATGACCCTTTACTAGCCAGACAGGGGCAAGACGTGGCCCCTGCCCCCAACCCAGGTGATCACTTTATCCACAAACCAAAGAGATACGCAG GACCACAGAGGACATCTCCAACAGTTCCCAAAAACATGCCTACACCGCAGCGGGTCCAACACAACGTTCCAGCTATGAGGAAGAATCCACCTTTGTCTAGAAACGGGGGAAGTGATGCTGAGATCATGGAGCTAAATCAACAG tTGATGGAGTTGAAGTTGACTGTGGACGGATTAGAGAAGGAGCGAGACTTCTACTTCAGCAAACTACGGGACATCGAGCTGATCTGCCAGGAACACGAGAGTGAAAACAACTCCGTCCTGTCcagtataatcaacattctctACGCAACAGAG
- the dpysl5a gene encoding dihydropyrimidinase-related protein 5a isoform X2: protein MSSSAANVRILIKGGKVVNDDCTQEADVYIENGIIQQVGKEMMIPGGAKVIDASGKLVLPGGIDTSVHLEESFMNATTADDFYSGTKAALAGGTTMVIGHILPEKNESLLEAYENCRSSADPKACCDYALHMGVTWWGPKVRAEMEKLVREHGVNSFQMFMAYKDMFMLRDSELFQALQQCKDIGAIARVHAENGELVAEGAKEALDLGISGPEGIEISRPEELEAEATHRAITIANRAHCPIYLVNVSSMSAGDVVATAKMQGKVVHGETTTAHAVLNGMQYYHQDWAHAAAHVTVPPLRLDPSTPNYLMGLLGNDTLNVVGSDHRPFTTKQRAMGKDDFTKIPHGLPGIQDRMSVIWEKGVIGGKMDENRFVAVTSSNAAKIYNLYPKKGRIIAGADADVVVWDPEGSKTISVDNQFQGGDMNLYEGLRCHGVPLVTISRGRVVCENGMFTCAEGSGKFCPLRTFPDLLYKKMVQREKSQAVKAVEREPYTGEVVPVLNSGKREFGVPDLDTPTRPSTRHGGVRDLQESSFSLSGAQIDDKIPKRSSARILAPPGGRSSGIW, encoded by the exons ATGTCTTCCAGTGCAGCGAATGTGCGGATCCTTATAAAGGGGGGCAAGGTGGTGAACGATGACTGCACCCAGGAGGCTGACGTCTACATCGAGAACGGCATCATCCAGCAGGTTGGCAAAGAGATGATGATCCCAGGTGGTGCCAAAGTCATCGACGCCTCTGGAAAACTGGTCCTCCCCGGTGGGATCGACACCAGCGTCCACCTGGAGGAGAGCTTCATGAACGCCACCACAGCAGACGACTTCTACAGCGGCACCAAG GCTGCTCTTGCTGGCGGAACAACTATGGTGATCGGACACATTCTTCCAGAGAAGAATGAGTCTTTGCTGGAAGCCTACGAGAACTGCCGCAGCTCAGCGGACCCCAAAGCCTGCTGCGACTACGCTCTGCACATGGGAGTGACTTGGTGGGGACCCAAG GTGCGAGCTGAGATGGAGAAGCTGGTGAGGGAGCACGGAGTGAATTCCTTCCAGATGTTCATGGCCTATAAGGACATGTTCATGCTGAGGGACAGCGAGCTCTTCCAGGCTCTGCAGCAGTGTAAGGACATCGGAGCCATAGCAAGGGTCCACGCTGAGAATGGGGAACTGGTGGCCGAG GGTGCAAAGGAAGCTTTGGACCTGGGCATCAGCGGCCCAGAGGGGATTGAAATCAGCAGGCCTGAAGAG CTGGAAGCTGAGGCGACCCACAGGGCGATCACCATCGCAAATAGG gCCCACTGCCCGATCTATCTGGTCAATGTGTCCAGTATGTCTGCAGGAGATGTAGTAGCTACAGCCAAGATGCAGG GTAAGGTTGTCCACGGGGAAACAACCACAGCCCACGCTGTGCTCAACGGGATGCAGTACTATCACCAGGACTGGGCCCACGCTGCTGCACACGTCACTGTGCCTCCTCTCCGCCTGGACCCCAGCACTCCCAACTACCTAATGGGCCTGCTGGGAAA CGACACTCTGAATGTTGTGGGCTCGGACCACCGTCCATTCACCACCAAACAGAGAGCGATGGGTAAGGACGACTTCACAAAGATCCCCCACGGGCTCCCCGGCATTCAGGATCGCATGAGCGTCATCTGGGAGAAAGGAGTG ATCGGAGGTAAAATGGATGAGAATCGCTTTGTTGCTGTCACAAGCTCAAACGCAGCCAAGATCTACAACCTCTACCCGAAGAAGGGGCGGATCATCGCTGGAGCAGACGCTGATGTGGTGGTCTGGGACCCTGAGGGATCCAA GACCATTTCTGTGGATAACCAGTTCCAGGGAGGAGATATGAACCTGTATGAGGGTCTCCGCTGCCATGGCGTGCCACTGGTCACCATCAGCCGGGGTCGTGTGGTCTGTGAGAACGGGATGTTTACATGTGCTGAGGGCTCGGGGAAGTTCTGCCCCCTGAGGACCTTTCCTGATCTCCTCTACAAGAAGATGGTGCAGAGGGAAAAG AGCCAGGCTGTGAAAGCTGTGGAACGAGAGCCCTACACTGGTGAAGTAGTCCCGGTGCTCAACTCAGGAAAGAGGGAATTTGGGGTTCCAGATTTGGACACTCCGACTCGCCCCTCCACCCGGCACGGCGGTGTGAGGGACCTCCAAGAGTCTAGCTTCAGCCTGTCCG GTGCCCAGATTGATGACAAAATTCCTAAGAGGTCCTCGGCCAGGATCCTCGCTCCTCCTGGAGGGAGATCCAGCGGCATCTGGTAA